The Candidatus Hydrogenisulfobacillus filiaventi sequence GTGCGGGTGACCGCCTACGATCCGGTGGCGGCCGAGAACTGCCGGCGCCAGCATCCTGACTGGCCCCTCACTTACGCCCCCGATCCGCTGGCGGCGGCGGAGGGGGCGGAGGCGGTGGTGCTGATGACGGAATGGCCCCAGGTGCGGGAGGTGGACCTGGAGCGGCTGGCGGCGGTGATGCGGCGGCCGGTCCTCATCGACGGCCGCAATGTGTTCGACCCGGCGGCGGCCCGGCGGGCGGGCTTTGCCTACCACAGCATCGGCCGCTAGCCGGGCGGGATTGGAAAGGGGGGGCGGTGTGAAGACGGCATTGGTGACCGGCGCGGCCGGGTTTATGGGCAGTCATCTGACCGACCGCCTGGTGGCGGAAGGCTGGCAGGTCTGGGCGGTGGACAACCTCGCCACCGGCAGCTGGGACAACCTCGACCCGGCCTACCGGGAGCGGGGGGTGGTCACCGCCCTCGAATGGGACGTCACCCGCGACCTCTCGCCGGAGGCGCTGCGGGCGGCGGGGCTGGAGCACCTGGACCTGGTGGTGCACCTGGCCTCCGCTGCCTCGCCGGTGCACTACCGGCGGCTGGCGCTGGAGACGCTGTGGGTCAATTCCAAGGGCACCGGCAACGCCCTGGAGGTGGCGCGGGCTTACGGGGCGCGCTTCCTGCTGGGGTCGACCTCGGAGGCTTACGGCGACCCCGAGGTCTCCCCCCAGCCCGAGACCTACTGGGGGCACGTGAACCCGGTGGGGCCCCGGGCCTGCTATGACGAATCCAAGCGCTTCGGCGAGGCCCTGACCATGGAGTATGTGCGCCAGTACGGGCTGGATGCCCGCATCCTGCGCTTCTTCAACTGCTACGGCCCGCGCATGCAGGTGGGCGACGGGCGGGTGGTGCCCAACTTCGTGAGCCAGGCCTTGCAGGGGGAGCCCCTCACCGTGTATGGGGACGGCAGCCAGACCCGCAGCTTCTGCTACGTCTCCGACGAGGTGGAGGCCATCTGGCGCATCGCCAACGCGCCCGGCCTGGCCGGGGAGATCTTCAACGTCGGCAACCCCGAGGAGCGCACCATCCTCGATTTCGCGCGCGCGGTGGCGGCGGTGGCGGGGGTGGAGCTCAAGGTGACCTACCGGCCCCTGCCCCCCGACGACCCCACCAACCGCTGCCCGGACATCTCCAAGGCCCGGCGCCTGTTGGGCTGGGAGCCGGTGGTGAGCCTGGAGGAGGGGCTGGCGGCCACCTTTGCCTACTTCCGGGCGCTGCCGGCGGTGGGGGGACGCCAGGGATGACCGCCCCGGCCGGGGAGGGCCTCACGGTCTCGGTGGTGATCCCGGCCTACAATCAGGGGCCCTACCTGGCCCGCACCCTGGAGGCCCTCTGGGCCCAGACCCGGCTGCCGGACGAGGTGATTGTGGTGGACGATGGCTCCACCGACGACACCCCGGCCGTGCTGGAGGCGGTGCAGGCCGCCGGGACGCCGGTGCCGCTGCTGGTCATCCGGCAACCCAACCGGGGTCCGGGCGCGGCCCGCAACCGGGGGGTGGCGGCTGCCCGCGGCGCCATCCTCGCCTTCACCGACGCGGATGCTGTCCCCCGCCCGGAGTGGATTCAGGAAGGTCTCCAGCCCTTTTTGCACCACCCGGACGTGGCCGGGGTAGAGGGACGGGTGTACGATGACGCCCAACCGGAGGCGCGCCCGCGTCCCTTCACCCATCAGGTGCGCAACCTCTACGGGGGACAGTACCTGACCTGCAACATGTTCTACCGCCGGGAGGCCCTGGAGCGGGCGGGGGGCTTCGATGACCGCTTCCCGGTCCCCTTCCGGGAGGACACCGACCTGGCGCTGACCGTGCTGGAACAGGGCGGGCGCATCGTCTTCCAGCCGCGGGCGGTGGTGGACCATCCGCCTCGGCCCAGCAGCATCCGGGGGGTGCTGGGGGAGGCCCGCCGCCACATGGCGGACGCCCGCCTCTGGGCCAAGCACGGGGCCCGGCTGCGGGCGGGGCTGGGCGGCTTCCTGCCCCCCAGCGAGTTGCTGGTGACCGCCGGCGACCTGCTGGTGCCGGCCGGGGCGGTTCTGGGGTCCTGGGTGCTGGTGCTGGCCGGCAGCCTGGCCTGGCTGTTCGGGGTGCCGCGGGTGGTGCTGGGCTGGCTGGAGGGCAAGGCGTACGACGTGCGCGAGTACGCGCTGGTAGTGGGGCTTTCTCTGGTGCTGCCGGTGTTGTGCCTGGGCTACCGCTTGGCGGGCTGGGTGCAGCTCAAGGCCGGGGGGGCGCTGGCCGCCCCCCGGCCGCCGGTGCTGTAAAGGAGGCGGTGGCGTGCGGGTGGTGGTGACGGGGGGGGCCGGCTTCATTGGCTCCCACCTGGTGCCGCGCCTGGTGGCCCGCGGCCATCAGGTGACGGTGGTGGACAACCTGTCTGCGGGGCGCCGGGAGCGGGTGCCGGAGGGGGCCCGCCTGCTGGTGGCCGACGTGCGGCTGACCGCCGCCTGGGTGCCGCGGCTGCCGGAAGGGGCGGACGTGCTCATCCACTTGGCCGCCCAGGCCAGCGTCCCCTTGGGCGAGGCCCATCCGCGCGAGGATTTCGCCGCCAACGCCGAGGGTACGCTGGCCGCCCTGGAGGCGGCCCTGACGCTGGGCGTACGTGAGGTCCGCTTCGCCTCCAGTGCCGCCGTCTACGGGGATCCGGCCCGCTTGCCGGTGCCGGAGGAGGCCCCGACCGTGCCCCGCTCCTTCTACGGGGTGCATAAGCTCCTGGGCGAGGGGCTGGTGGCGCACTGGGGGGAGCGTTACGGCATGCGCACCGTCATCCTACGCCTGGCCAATGTCTACGGCCCCGGCCAGGGCGTGACGGGGGAAGGCGGGGTGGTGGCGGTCTTCTTGGACGCCCTGCGACGGGGACGGCTGCCGGTGCTGCACGGCGACGGCCGCCAGACGCGGGACTTCGTGGCGGTGGAGGACGTGGCTGCCGCCTTCCTGCATCGGCTGGGGGAGAGCCCCAGCGTGCGGGTCAACGTGGCGACCGGCATCGGCACCTCCATTGGGGAGCTGTGGCAACAGATGGCGGCGCTGGCGGGGGTGGACCCGGCGCGGGTGCGGCGGGGGCCGGCCCGGGTGGGGGACATCCGCCACAGCCGGCTGGACCCGGAACGGGCGCGGGCCTGGGGCTTTGCGCCCCGCATCCGGCTGGAGGACGGCCTCCGGCGCTTGTGGGAGACGGCGGCGCCGGCGGTGGCGGCGGGAGAGGAGCAGCAGCTATGAGTGTAGCGGCAGCGGCGGCGTCGGTGTCCACGGTCTGGGTCCTGCCCCACGCGGGCTTCGACCAGGCGGCCTGGCTGGCCTCCTGGGCCGCGCCTGCCCTGGCGGCGGAAGGGATGGCCCTTACGGTGGTGCCCATGCGCCCGCGGCCGGCGGGGCGGGCCCCCCTGCCCCCCCTGCCGGGGGTGACGGTGCTGGACCCGCCCCTGGGCTCGGGTCCCTTGTCGGGTCTGGCTATGACCGGCCTCCTGCGGCGCATCCTGGGGCAGTACGACCAGGTGCTGGTGAGCCAGGACCTGGCCCTGGAGGTGGCGGCCCTCACCGCCGCCCGGGGGCTGCGCCGGCGGGGGCACCTGGTGCTGGTGGCCCACCTGGCCCTGAATCACCTGCTGTCGGCCCAGGGCGAGCACCGGGTCGGACGCCTGCGGGCGCAGCTGAAGAAGCTCTACCCCACCTTCGACCGGGTGTTCACGGTCAGCCGGGCGGTGACGGACGACCTGCATGACGAGTTTGATGTCTGCAAGGGGCGCCAGCAGGTGCTCACCCCGCCCGTGCCCGAGGACCTGAAGACGGCCCGCGAGCGGCCGCTGCCGGCCGGCTGGCCTGGCGATAAGGGCCGGCCGGTCACGGTCACCCTGGGCGACCTCGATGTCGGCCGGGGTGTGCCGGTGCTGCTGGAGGCGGCGGCGCGGCTCGCGCAGCAGGGCCGGCCCCTCATCGTGGCCGTGCTGGGTGAGGGGCCGGAGCGGGGGGCCCTGGAGGCGCGGGCCCGCGAGCTGGGGCTGGATGCCGTCTTCCCCAGTTGGCCGGCGGATTGGGCGGCCTGGCTGGGCCATGCCGACCTCTATGTGGGCCCCCAGTACTGGGACGGGGCCGGCCTCGATTACTGGGCGGCCATGGCGGCCGGGGTCCCGGCGGTGGGGACCGATGCGCCGGTGGCCATCCGGGAGGTGACGGGCGGCGCCGCCGAACTGGTGGAGATCGGGGAGCCGGAGGCGCTGGCCGCGGCCATGGCCCATGTCCTGGACCATCCTGACCTGGCCCGGCGGCAGGTGGAATTTGGTCGCGTGCGCGCGGCCAAGGCCTTCGCATCCGCCCGTCAGGGATGGCTGGAAGCGGCTGTGAAGCCGTTTGTGCAACAACCGGTCTAGGCGGTTGGGGTCGTATTCTTCAGCCAGCCTTCAGGACGGTTAGGGTAAAAATTACCGCAAACAAATTCGTCTCCCGTTCATGGAAAATTCGTGAACGGGAGTTATAATTTTCGCGGCTGGAATCCCTGCCAATCCGCCAAAAATCATGATCCCGAGGCAGGAGATTCCTCCCGGACGTCGTATAACTCATGGCGAACGAGGGGCGAGTTGCTGTTAAGTCTGCCTGGTGCGTCCCCTCGACGGCAACGGTGTGGGGAGCCGGAGCCGGTCCCTCCCAGGCAGGGGAAACAGGGGCTACATAGACGCACATTGGTCCGAAGGACGTTGTGACGACGTTCCGAAGGATTGGGGTCGCAGCTGCGTTCCGGATTTTCGGAAGTCGGTTCGTATGGAATCCGGGAACCGGCGCCGGGAACGGCGGCGATGGGAGCGCCCCGTCCGCCCCGCGGACGCAAGAGCCTCTGCGGGCCTGGTTCCCATAAAAGTAAGGACTATTCCCCACAAGGAGGTCCAAAACTCGCCTATGGCTAAGAAACTGCGCGGACGTCGGACCGCACTGAGCCTCCTTTCCGCCTTGAGCATGGGCGCCATGATGGCGGCTCCTGCAGCCTCGGCGATGGCGGCTTCGCCGGCGGATGTTTCGGCCACCCAGTTGGCCGGCAACACCCGCTACGGGACGGCGGTCAAGATCGCCGAACAGATGTACCCGGGCGGGCCGTCCAGCCACACCGTCGTCATTACTTCCGGAGCCGATGCCAACCTGGTGGACGCGCTCACGGCGGCGCCGCTGGCGCGGGCTCTGCACGCACCCATCCTACTGGCCCAAAGCCCGACGGAACTTGGCTCTGATGTATTGAGCTACATCTCGTCGAACGGCATCACCAAGGTGGTCCTGATTGGGGCGGTGGGTGCCAACGCGTCCACCATCGAAAGCCAGCTTCCCAGCGGAGTAAGCGTGGTCGGCAACTATTCGGGCGCGACCCGCTTCCAGACGGCGGCGGCAATCGCTGAGGCTCTCCTCAGCCTCGAAGGGAAGACGTCCTTCTCGACGGTGTTTGTGGCCTCCGGTGAACAGAACAACCTCATCGATGCCCTGGCCGGGGATCCGGTGGCAGCGCGCCTTGGCGACCCCATCCTGCTGGCGGCGAGCTCTGGTAGCACGCTGCCGTCCGCCCGGGAGCAGAGCCTGCTGAGCGGAAGCTCCCAGCAGTTTGTCTTGGGTGCGGCGGCGAGCTACCCGGTGACCACGACCATGAATGGTGCGGTAAAGCTGTTCGGCAACAGCCGTTTCAGCACCGCCACGGCCATCGACACCTACAGCGCGTTCGTGCCCAGTGGTGGCTACTCAACCATCGTGGTAGCCAACGGGGCCCAGAGTCACCTGGTGGATGCCATTGCGGGCGGGCCCTTGGCAGCCAAGGATAACGCGGCCCTGGTGCTGGTGAACGACAGCGCCGTGCCAGATAGCACCAGCTTGTTCCTTCAGAACTCCACCTACGACCAGGCGAGCACCCTCCTGGTACTGGGTGGCCCGGCCTCTATCCCCAGCAGCACCGTACAGGCGGTTTCCGGCCTGGTCGGCTTGACTACCAACCAGCAGCAGGTCCCGGCTGAAGTGAAGCTGACGGCGGCCAGCGCCAATCTGCTTGCCGACGGCTCGGCGAAGGACACGATCACGGTATCGGTGCTTGACGCTAACGGCAACGTCGTCCGGAACTTCAACGGCAGCGTCACGGTGGCTAGCACTACGAATGACATTTATAAGGCCACGGGCAACGTGTCCTCGACGACCGTCAACATCACTAACGGTGTCGGGACCTTCCAGGTCGAGGCCGGCACTTCTGTGGGAGAAAGCATCAGCCTGACGCCGTCGGCCTTGTCGCCAGTGACGACGACCAACAACATCGTCTACAGCGCGGTGACTGTGACCGAGACGGCTCCGTCGGCGACCCAGCTGGCCCTGACGGTGGAAACCGGCTCGCCCACGGCGCTGAGCGCGAACACCCAGACCCCGACGACGCTGGTTCTGTCGGTGGAAGACGCGGCCGGCAACACCTTCAGCGGGGCGCCGGGCGAGTACGTAACGGTGTCGGTTGCGGGGCAGGGGACCCTCGTAGGCGGGGCGACCTCGGAGACGGTCTTTGTGAGCCAGACTTCCACCGTGGTAGTGGAAAGTGTCACCGGCACAGCGGGGACCATTACGGTCGCGGCGGGCGCCTCCGGCCTAACCTCCGCTTCGCTGAGCATTCCCACCTACGTGAACACCGCGCCGGCGTCGCTGGCCATCTCGGCCACGACGGGCACGGATTCCAACGGCAACCCGTACACCGAGTACACGGTGAGCGTGCTTGATACCAACGGCCACCTCATCAGCTACGACTCAGGTACTATTAACGTCTCGGCTAATGTACCGGTGAACCTTGCTAGCCCGTCTAGCATCACGACGTCGTCTCCCAGCATTTTCCTCGGTAGCGTGTCATCCACCGGAACGTTTACCTCTGCGACGGTTGTGAGTGGCACGTTGCAGGCGACATTCCAGAATGGCGTGTACACGTTTGCGGTGGAGACTGACAAGGTGGGTAGCTCGCCGGTCACAATCACCGTAAAGGACACTACCGACAACCTGACCGCCTCGGCCAGCTATACCCTCGTGCCTGGCGCGGCGACGGGGGTCACGGTGACGCCGTCGAGCACGGCAGTCTACGACGTGGAGCCCGGACAGTCGTTTACCTTCATGGCCCAGCTCGTCGACGCATATCAAAACGCCGTATCGGAAGCCGGCCAGAGCGTAGTGTTCGGCTTCACCGGCACTAACAGCGCTGGTGCCACCCTTCCGAACGGCCTCAGCTCGGGCACGTACACAGTAACCACGGGCAGCAGCGGCACGGCTGCGGTAACAGTGACTGTTCCGTCCGGCGCCAGTGCAGGCACTTCCTTCCAGCTCGAAGCGACCTACAACAGTGGCAGTGTGAGCGGGCCTACTATCACGGTAGTCTCGCCCGTAGCCTACGTGAACCTGCTTGCGGTGACAGGAACCCCGACGCAGCCGGTAACCGCCGGGTACGCCGTGCCTACGTTCTACGTCTCCAGCGAGTACGCAGCCGGGGTATTCACCTCGGGTGCGTCTACCGGTGACACGCTCCAGATCACGACGTCGAACTCGGGTGTGGTAACACTGGAGTCTGGCGGAGTTGCAGTAACGGCGTTGACCGTTACCGCGACCGCGAGCTCCAATGGCGTGGCCGTTACCTCAACAACGGGGCCGTCCGCATGGGGCCTTAGTGCCGAGCAGGCCGGCACGGCGACCATCACGGTTACGGACATCTCCAACCCGAGCAAGCCGAGCGTGTCCTTCACCGTGTCGGTTGAGCCTGGACAGGCCACCACCAGCCCGTTGATCGAGTACAATGGCAAACCAATCAGCAGCACCAACGAGCTTACGGTGGCTGCCAACACGCCGGTGGCACTGCAGCTGGTGAATGTCGACGCCGGTGGCAACCCGGTACCTGTAGCCGGCAGCGAGCCGCTGTGGGTGGCGCTGTCTGCCGCGGTTGGCAACTTCGAGGCCACCGATGGCGGGGCTACGGTCAACGCGGTCTACATCCCGGCCGGACAGGACAGCACCACGATTTACTTCGTAGCGCCGACGGCTACCACCATAAGTGGCGGTCTCAACGCTGGTGACATCACGGTAACGGTGGCCCCGGCCGCGGCGACGCTCAATACCACCACACCGAGCGGGACGTTCACGATAACGGTGGCGGCGCCTTCCTGGAGCACGGTATCCGTGAGTGGGCTGACGCTGGTGCTTAGCGAAGTGTACTCGAGCGGAGCCACCTTGGCGATTAGCCCCAGCAGCACGCTTACTACCAACAGCAGCGGGCAGGCAACCTTCACTGCTACAGCTGGCTCCAGCCCGGCCGGTTCCGTGACCGTGTACGCAACTATCAGTGGAACCTCCAACGCAGGGATGACTGACATCACTGAGTAAGGGCGCAGGTCGGGCGATTCGTAGGTCAGCAACGGGGGAGGATGGATGCCTCCCCCGTTGTTGATGGTGGGGACCGTTGTGCTATTCGAAGTGATTAACGGGGTCAGAGGAGGGAACCTATGGCCAGCACTGATTCCATGAAAGACTTGCTGTTAGCCCGGGATTACCGGCGCGCGGTAGATGAGGGCCGGGCCCTTCTTGCGGAGGATCCCCGCAACGCGCAAGCGTGGGTCTTTCTTGGGGAGGGGCTTGAGCAACTTGGGCAGAAACGAGCGGCCTGGGCGTGTTACAACCGGGGCTGGATGCTTGACCCGGCTGCCGGATGGGTCGAGGCAGCCAAGGCGCGGCTTTTCCCCTTGGCAATGGGCCCGTTGCCGGGCTGGCTCGAAGAGCTCCTGGCCGTGCCCCGGGTAACCGTTGCAGCCGCTCTTATCGTCCACAATGAGGAGAAGACCCTTTCCAAGGTGCTTGAGGCGGTGAAACCTGCGGTCGATGACATCGTAGTCGTAGACACGGGCAGTCAGGACGCGACGGTGGAGATCGCTAAAGCAGCGGGCGCCCGGGTGTTCTCGGTAGAGTGGCAGGATGACTTCAGTGCCGCCCGTAACGCAGCACTGGCTCAGGTGACCTCGGATTGGGTCCTGTGGGTGGATGGCGATGAGGTGCTGGATTCCGAAGACGTGGAGGTTCCGCGGACGGTAGCGGGGCTGTTCGACGGGTTACCGGAGCCGGTGATCATGCGGATTGTCCAGGTAAACCGGTTGGGGAACCGCTGGGAACCCAACTACGATATGTCCCGCCTTCATCCCGCTCGGTTCGGTATTCGCTGGTGGGGCCGCATTCATGAGCAACTCGGCCCGCCCGAGGGCGGGGTGTACGCCAAAAGCTATCCGCGTCCAGTGGTGCGCATCCGGCTGATCCACGAGGGCTATCAACCCGAGGTGATGAAGGCCAAAGGGAAGCTGGAGCGAAACGTCCGGCTATTGGAGAAGAGCGTTCAGGACGATCCCAACGATGTGGCGTCTTGGGGTTTCCTCGGCCGGGAACGTTACTTTTTGGGCCAACTAGATGAGGCCATCGACGCGCTGTATCGCGCCGAGCAATTGGCGGCGCAAAATCCCAGCTACGGTCGGGTGGCAGAGGTGCGGCAGTTCCTGACCGAGGCACTGCTGGCACGGGATCGGGTGGATGAGGCCCTGGCCGTGGCCGAGCGGGCCGTCGCCGAGTCGGCGAATTTCCCGGCGGCATGGTACCTTTTGGGGAAGGCCAGGTTAACCAAGGCGCTTGCGCTGTTACGGGGCGCGAAAGAAGCGTTTGGGAAGTCGCTTGAGACGGCGCCGACGTATCGGGGGATTGTGTCCTTTGATTCGGACATCGCGCGCTGGAAGGCCCCTGCCGCCATCGCGGACGTGCTGAAGCTTTCAGGGGACTGGGTCGGCGCTAGGGCGGGTTACGAGCGGGTGCTGTCGACTGCGCCGGAACTGGAGATTGTCAGGAAACAACTGGAACAGATGGATCGCCAAATCGCTGCCCTGGCCCACAACGTGGCTATAACCAAGGCAAAGGGGTGATGGCGGCGGATGCGGGTCGCCTTCGTTGCTGGTCATATGACGGGCCGGGGGGGTTCAGAAAGCCTTCTTAAAGCAGTGGTGCCGCGTTTGGAGGCGCGAGGCCACTTGGTGTCCTGCTGGATTTCCGATCGGTCCGATGATCCGAACTGGGAGGAGATGGTTCACCCCCGTTATTATGTTTCTCCCGAAGAGCCCGTCTGCCGATCCCTGTTGGGCGCCGATTGGCATTGGGCTCACGCTGCATGCCTCCAAGAGCGCTTGGCCCGCGCCGGGACGGCACCGGACGTAGCCGTGGTCATGTCGCCGGTGCTTGCACCGGTCGCTCGGCTGGCAGTTGGCAGGCGGACACCCGTTCTCACGTGGATGCAGGCGACGGTACGGGCATTCGGTGACATGGTGCGCTTCTTGCGATTTGCGGACGGGCACCTAGCGATCGCTCGGGGACTTGAGGAGGAGCTGAAGCAGGTA is a genomic window containing:
- a CDS encoding UDP-glucose 4-epimerase; this translates as MRVVVTGGAGFIGSHLVPRLVARGHQVTVVDNLSAGRRERVPEGARLLVADVRLTAAWVPRLPEGADVLIHLAAQASVPLGEAHPREDFAANAEGTLAALEAALTLGVREVRFASSAAVYGDPARLPVPEEAPTVPRSFYGVHKLLGEGLVAHWGERYGMRTVILRLANVYGPGQGVTGEGGVVAVFLDALRRGRLPVLHGDGRQTRDFVAVEDVAAAFLHRLGESPSVRVNVATGIGTSIGELWQQMAALAGVDPARVRRGPARVGDIRHSRLDPERARAWGFAPRIRLEDGLRRLWETAAPAVAAGEEQQL
- a CDS encoding protein of unknown function (Evidence 5 : Unknown function); this encodes MRPLDGNGVGSRSRSLPGRGNRGYIDAHWSEGRCDDVPKDWGRSCVPDFRKSVRMESGNRRRERRRWERPVRPADARASAGLVPIKVRTIPHKEVQNSPMAKKLRGRRTALSLLSALSMGAMMAAPAASAMAASPADVSATQLAGNTRYGTAVKIAEQMYPGGPSSHTVVITSGADANLVDALTAAPLARALHAPILLAQSPTELGSDVLSYISSNGITKVVLIGAVGANASTIESQLPSGVSVVGNYSGATRFQTAAAIAEALLSLEGKTSFSTVFVASGEQNNLIDALAGDPVAARLGDPILLAASSGSTLPSAREQSLLSGSSQQFVLGAAASYPVTTTMNGAVKLFGNSRFSTATAIDTYSAFVPSGGYSTIVVANGAQSHLVDAIAGGPLAAKDNAALVLVNDSAVPDSTSLFLQNSTYDQASTLLVLGGPASIPSSTVQAVSGLVGLTTNQQQVPAEVKLTAASANLLADGSAKDTITVSVLDANGNVVRNFNGSVTVASTTNDIYKATGNVSSTTVNITNGVGTFQVEAGTSVGESISLTPSALSPVTTTNNIVYSAVTVTETAPSATQLALTVETGSPTALSANTQTPTTLVLSVEDAAGNTFSGAPGEYVTVSVAGQGTLVGGATSETVFVSQTSTVVVESVTGTAGTITVAAGASGLTSASLSIPTYVNTAPASLAISATTGTDSNGNPYTEYTVSVLDTNGHLISYDSGTINVSANVPVNLASPSSITTSSPSIFLGSVSSTGTFTSATVVSGTLQATFQNGVYTFAVETDKVGSSPVTITVKDTTDNLTASASYTLVPGAATGVTVTPSSTAVYDVEPGQSFTFMAQLVDAYQNAVSEAGQSVVFGFTGTNSAGATLPNGLSSGTYTVTTGSSGTAAVTVTVPSGASAGTSFQLEATYNSGSVSGPTITVVSPVAYVNLLAVTGTPTQPVTAGYAVPTFYVSSEYAAGVFTSGASTGDTLQITTSNSGVVTLESGGVAVTALTVTATASSNGVAVTSTTGPSAWGLSAEQAGTATITVTDISNPSKPSVSFTVSVEPGQATTSPLIEYNGKPISSTNELTVAANTPVALQLVNVDAGGNPVPVAGSEPLWVALSAAVGNFEATDGGATVNAVYIPAGQDSTTIYFVAPTATTISGGLNAGDITVTVAPAAATLNTTTPSGTFTITVAAPSWSTVSVSGLTLVLSEVYSSGATLAISPSSTLTTNSSGQATFTATAGSSPAGSVTVYATISGTSNAGMTDITE
- a CDS encoding putative Glycos_transf_1 domain-containing protein (Evidence 3 : Putative function from multiple computational evidences), whose amino-acid sequence is MSVAAAAASVSTVWVLPHAGFDQAAWLASWAAPALAAEGMALTVVPMRPRPAGRAPLPPLPGVTVLDPPLGSGPLSGLAMTGLLRRILGQYDQVLVSQDLALEVAALTAARGLRRRGHLVLVAHLALNHLLSAQGEHRVGRLRAQLKKLYPTFDRVFTVSRAVTDDLHDEFDVCKGRQQVLTPPVPEDLKTARERPLPAGWPGDKGRPVTVTLGDLDVGRGVPVLLEAAARLAQQGRPLIVAVLGEGPERGALEARARELGLDAVFPSWPADWAAWLGHADLYVGPQYWDGAGLDYWAAMAAGVPAVGTDAPVAIREVTGGAAELVEIGEPEALAAAMAHVLDHPDLARRQVEFGRVRAAKAFASARQGWLEAAVKPFVQQPV
- a CDS encoding Glyco_trans_2-like domain-containing protein yields the protein MTAPAGEGLTVSVVIPAYNQGPYLARTLEALWAQTRLPDEVIVVDDGSTDDTPAVLEAVQAAGTPVPLLVIRQPNRGPGAARNRGVAAARGAILAFTDADAVPRPEWIQEGLQPFLHHPDVAGVEGRVYDDAQPEARPRPFTHQVRNLYGGQYLTCNMFYRREALERAGGFDDRFPVPFREDTDLALTVLEQGGRIVFQPRAVVDHPPRPSSIRGVLGEARRHMADARLWAKHGARLRAGLGGFLPPSELLVTAGDLLVPAGAVLGSWVLVLAGSLAWLFGVPRVVLGWLEGKAYDVREYALVVGLSLVLPVLCLGYRLAGWVQLKAGGALAAPRPPVL
- a CDS encoding conserved protein of unknown function (Evidence 4 : Unknown function but conserved in other organisms) gives rise to the protein MASTDSMKDLLLARDYRRAVDEGRALLAEDPRNAQAWVFLGEGLEQLGQKRAAWACYNRGWMLDPAAGWVEAAKARLFPLAMGPLPGWLEELLAVPRVTVAAALIVHNEEKTLSKVLEAVKPAVDDIVVVDTGSQDATVEIAKAAGARVFSVEWQDDFSAARNAALAQVTSDWVLWVDGDEVLDSEDVEVPRTVAGLFDGLPEPVIMRIVQVNRLGNRWEPNYDMSRLHPARFGIRWWGRIHEQLGPPEGGVYAKSYPRPVVRIRLIHEGYQPEVMKAKGKLERNVRLLEKSVQDDPNDVASWGFLGRERYFLGQLDEAIDALYRAEQLAAQNPSYGRVAEVRQFLTEALLARDRVDEALAVAERAVAESANFPAAWYLLGKARLTKALALLRGAKEAFGKSLETAPTYRGIVSFDSDIARWKAPAAIADVLKLSGDWVGARAGYERVLSTAPELEIVRKQLEQMDRQIAALAHNVAITKAKG
- a CDS encoding NAD-dependent dehydratase gives rise to the protein MKTALVTGAAGFMGSHLTDRLVAEGWQVWAVDNLATGSWDNLDPAYRERGVVTALEWDVTRDLSPEALRAAGLEHLDLVVHLASAASPVHYRRLALETLWVNSKGTGNALEVARAYGARFLLGSTSEAYGDPEVSPQPETYWGHVNPVGPRACYDESKRFGEALTMEYVRQYGLDARILRFFNCYGPRMQVGDGRVVPNFVSQALQGEPLTVYGDGSQTRSFCYVSDEVEAIWRIANAPGLAGEIFNVGNPEERTILDFARAVAAVAGVELKVTYRPLPPDDPTNRCPDISKARRLLGWEPVVSLEEGLAATFAYFRALPAVGGRQG
- a CDS encoding protein of unknown function (Evidence 5 : Unknown function) — encoded protein: MRPRGGRGAPIAAVPGAGSRIPYEPTSENPERSCDPNPSERRHNVLRTNVRLCSPCFPCLGGTGSGSPHRCRRGDAPGRLNSNSPLVRHELYDVREESPASGS